Below is a genomic region from Phragmites australis chromosome 20, lpPhrAust1.1, whole genome shotgun sequence.
TAGGACGAGCGTGTGATCTGGGAGCGGCTCGCCTAAGTCACCGAGGGCGTCAGCCATGCTATTGAACTTACGGCAGTAATCTGAGATGGAGATGCTGCCTTGGACAAAGTTGTGTAACTCTGAGCCCCGGTATAGTGCGCGAGTCTCTTTATTGCCAAGGAACTATTGCTCAAGACTCAGCCAGACAAAACGCGCGGTGGAGGACGGAGACGAGGCAGAGATCATCATGAGGTCCAGGAGGTCGGCAGAGATGGTGTCGTACAACCAGGAGCGGACGACGCAATCCATCCATACCCAGTGCGCGATGTCAGGGACGGTGTCATTGGAGAGCACGTGATCGGTGAGAGCATACTTGCCGAGGGTGACGAGGTGGAGGCCACGCCATTGGGAGTAGTTCGGGGAGACGAGGTCGAGGACAAATGGGACGAGTGCCTTGATGTTGAGGACGGAAACAGCTTGCGCGTGGAGGGCACTGACGGCAACCGCATCGGCAAGAGCGATGTTGCGTGCAGCCTCAGCCTCCTCGGCCTGGCGTGTGGTTGCAGCCTCCTCAGCTCGACGTGAGGCTTCAACGGCCAGACGCTTCCTCGACGAGTCGCACAGTCTTAGCGTAACTCGCGATCTTGGCCTGGCGTGCGGCCGCAGCGGCGTGGGCAGCGTTGACAATGTCAGCTTCCCCGGCCATTGATTAGCGGAAGAGATGAGAGGTCGCAGGAGCAAACCAAACTAATACCATGAAAACGGAAATAATTCACACGATAGATTGATTTGTTGAATATAGGTTACATATATAGCTCAAACCTTACCCTATCTTAGCATCTGCACAGTGCCATGCACAACATGCATGCCTTGATCCTGGTAGCAACCGAAGTAACCAAAGGCAAATATTCTAACAGAAACAATTCTAGATATAGGTTGACAGCTCAAGTTTGGCACTTCAATAGGCCAATCTCTTTGAACCAAATATTGACAAGAAAagcttcatttttctttgatcatattgactGTTTATAGAGGACCAGCCCAACTCATAATGAATGCTAGAATTTCTCTACCTTACTTGTACATTGATAAGCTACAAGCCAACAACTAGCTAGTCCAAAATAAAAATGATGAATTTAAGGGGAaaaggaaatcaagaacaataCTTACCAAACATCATATGGAGTTTCGTACGATGTTCCGTATATGTTATAAAAACTAACAGTATCTGGTAGTTTGCCATTGTCAAGAATTCGGCGGGTCTCGGTAGCCCATTTGAAGACTGACATATTGAATGGTAGTGCAACTGTCTTCCCATTATATGTGAGCTACAGATGGATTAGAAAATGGAATGCTCAAGAATCAGCAAAGTAAAGAGTTAACCATACTGAGAGAGATGCATTGAGTCATGGATCATCAATTTAGTGCCTTCCTTGTAAATATGAGTCCTCAACTTTTAGGTAGGAAAGTCACTTTGAATTGATAACATACCTACTAATGACTGCATCAGAAAGAGAGTAAACCACGAAAAAGCACTCTCATATTACAAACCAAGTTGAGTATCACTACCTCATTATTCCTCAAAGCTTCCTCAAACAAAGAAACACAATCTGTTGCTTCATAGCGAACAAGCTCCACCACTCCATCCTTTTCAGGGTTCTTTCGCCAGACCTGAACGATTGGTTTTTCCTTCCACTTGAAGTCTGGATTTGGTAGCATTTCGTAGATTGATGGGCATTCAACAAGCTGCATATAATCAGAACAAACTTAAGTTAGATTGTGATTCAGTTAAACAAAAAATTCAACAATAAAATAGATGTTCCATTTCATATCAGTGCAACCATGAACCAGCGAAATAGTAGTTCAAATTGACAAAGAATAGGAATGATGATATTGCCACATTGGTAAACTTAAATGAAGGAAATAGACACAGCACATACTGATACACATTGATGATAAAGGATCTTGCATCCAAGTTCACAATAACAGTGCTTGGAGGGTGAGATAGAGATTACAGGCATAGAAGCAagcatcaatacattcatgtaGTGCAACATGGCAAAGAAATTACCAGTTGGTGCATCGCCCATCTTGAAACGAAAAAGAAGCTCTCAAAACCATACACAAACTGTAATCCAGTAAGTAGAGAATCATTGATGCATCCTGGGGCACCTGCCAAGATAAAACTACCAATATAAACCACATATTCTATCAAAAACCAGCAATAACAGAATAAAGCAGTTGAAAGTTAAATCACCTTGAAATGGACAAGCAATGCAAATCCATTTGTTCACATACTTAGCAAATACCTAGAAAATAGGGAAAGCTGAGAAATGGATTTTTATTGGCATAAGCAAAATGACATAGCAAACATGAAAACTCACATCGTGATTCATAGACATGAAGCAGCGTACTAGCAATCCACCCATCGAATGCGAGATTATATTAACCTTTTTCCCTCCGGAGGTCTTATAAGCTGTCTCAAGTTTTGCTCTCAAACCAGCCATTGCTTTGTCTATCCTGCCAGATAAAACCAATGTTACAGCATCTTGTGCTTGCACAACAATGAAGTATTGATCCATTCATTTATTGATGTTACCAAGTCAACACTCAACAGCACGCaaagaaatccaaaaatagGATTCTACCTGTTGCTTTGACGAAAATCGTAACCATATCCAAATAGTGTAGTCCCTTTCTCATATCCACAGTCAATGAGCATATCAATCATATCATGGAAGTGATACACCATAGACAGATGGAGAAGTTCTAcaaactgaaaataaaaaacagaGGAAAAATCATATCACAAACATTATGCTCTTTGGGGCCAATTAGTTAGAGCAGCAAGATGTGATTTTTGGAATACAAAATAGAGGTCTGAGATAGTGAGATTCTATACAACCTAGCAAAGTACCATTTATCATTTTAGTGTACAAAGAATAGTTTCATCAATTGCctaaatatgcttatgtataccCATGGACAAGGCATGACAGCATGTTAGCGAGTATTTAGCATTGCTTCACTAACCTAGTTATTGCTACCAGTATTCCAGTACACCAGCATTAGCCCACATAAGCTGCATAGATGACAACATCCTAATTCCCAGCATCCGTGTCTCTGGGAAGTTTGCTTAATACTTTATGGACTAAAGGCATGGCTTAGTGCACTAATCATtccaaaagagaaaaatatataattcaGTAAAGTTTATGAACTAGATTTT
It encodes:
- the LOC133901561 gene encoding phospholipase A(1) LCAT3 isoform X1; translation: MLGAAFGLRLRVLRRRLRGRRRRRRSRGRAGEEGGREPVLLVSGMGGSVLHARRRSNPKFDLRVWVRILFANLDFKKYLWSLYNADSGYVEPLDKDVEIVVPEDDHGLFAIDILDPSWFVELLHLSMVYHFHDMIDMLIDCGYEKGTTLFGYGYDFRQSNRIDKAMAGLRAKLETAYKTSGGKKVNIISHSMGGLLVRCFMSMNHDVFAKYVNKWICIACPFQGAPGCINDSLLTGLQFVYGFESFFFVSRWAMHQLLVECPSIYEMLPNPDFKWKEKPIVQVWRKNPEKDGVVELVRYEATDCVSLFEEALRNNELTYNGKTVALPFNMSVFKWATETRRILDNGKLPDTVSFYNIYGTSYETPYDVCYGSESSPIGDLSEVCHTVPAYTYVDGDCTVPIESATADGFAAKERVGVKADHRGLLCDENVLGLLKKWLGVSENARRRVPKSKVVALLPDGSC
- the LOC133901561 gene encoding phospholipase A(1) LCAT3 isoform X2; amino-acid sequence: MLGAAFGLRLRVLRRRLRGRRRRRRSRGRAGEEGGREPVLLVSGMGGSVLHARRRSNPKFDLRVWVRILFANLDFKKYLWSLYNADSGYVEPLDKDVEIVVPEDDHGLFAIDILDPSWFVELLHLSMVYHFHDMIDMLIDCGYEKGTTLFGYGYDFRQSNRIDKAMAGLRAKLETAYKTSGGKKVNIISHSMGGLLVRCFMSMNHDVFAKYVNKWICIACPFQGAPGCINDSLLTGLQFVYGFESFFFVSRWAMHQLLVECPSIYEMLPNPDFKWKEKPIVQVWRKNPEKDGVVELVRYEATDCVSLFEEALRNNELTYNGKTVALPFNMSVFKWATETRRILDNGKLPDTVSFYNIYGTSYETPYDVCRHTHMWMEIAQFLSNQLRLMGLRRKKELVSRPTTAVFCAMRTCSGS